A window of Sphingobacterium sp. lm-10 contains these coding sequences:
- a CDS encoding fibrobacter succinogenes major paralogous domain-containing protein has product MSKKIRTRFSYAFGCMYFAVLTIACSSDKNDALGGDNVILKVSVSGDEVDSIENSFSRAATKKEAQYVGTDKKIMEEFEFDQDFYISSELVVDPASFTPPTSSINNSAKAEIVRNPILRQIVFRMVVYDASGNYVLDKNYNIAASGAVSAANGQDLTLPSGRYSFIAYSYNTNTAPNESIQSTTINSSLSINPATNPQLMMYGSGLITVAPTQTTNLNIIFKYKFTPVRVVVDASRTNGYQITSIGNTTLSSTRSGAQINLASQQVTFSGGTSTTTITFPQSELNKDVSTSNLFWMATDQGNGALTVNSLTIGPLSRTTALTLNNVELRPGSGYFLRLRILPTDRFETFAGQDAALIGGRYWMRRNLGAPTNVNPDNPPSGNFQSLFGNYYQWGRPAVRATPTTGATATENAAWTTRAANGAWNSGNLNSPTKVMANDPCPTGWRVPTRVEFQDLIDNTTQLQADNNGTNWAASNTRYTSAKVFRSRRDRDVMLTFPAAGNYVPENRNLASRGNAGAYWTSTEDPSSATNAFRMLITQPDAGASIGVGSNNRNFAVSIRCVQQ; this is encoded by the coding sequence ATGTCAAAAAAAATTAGAACAAGATTTTCTTACGCATTCGGTTGTATGTATTTCGCTGTACTTACCATTGCTTGTTCTTCCGACAAAAATGATGCGCTCGGAGGAGATAATGTGATATTGAAGGTTTCGGTATCTGGAGACGAGGTAGATAGTATTGAAAATTCGTTCAGTCGAGCTGCCACCAAAAAAGAGGCTCAATATGTAGGTACTGATAAAAAGATAATGGAAGAATTTGAATTTGATCAAGACTTCTATATTTCTTCTGAACTTGTAGTCGACCCGGCTTCGTTTACACCGCCCACTTCGAGCATAAATAATAGCGCAAAGGCGGAAATCGTCAGAAACCCAATATTGCGACAAATTGTTTTCAGAATGGTTGTTTATGATGCATCTGGGAATTATGTACTCGATAAGAATTACAATATTGCAGCAAGTGGAGCCGTTTCCGCTGCCAATGGTCAAGACTTGACCCTGCCCAGCGGTCGGTATTCTTTCATCGCGTACTCATATAATACGAATACGGCACCTAACGAATCGATACAATCAACAACAATAAATAGCTCATTGTCGATTAATCCGGCCACTAATCCTCAGTTGATGATGTATGGTTCTGGGTTGATTACTGTAGCCCCGACTCAGACGACAAATTTAAATATCATCTTTAAGTATAAGTTTACACCAGTAAGAGTGGTAGTTGATGCTTCAAGAACCAATGGCTATCAGATCACGAGTATAGGTAACACAACCTTATCATCGACGCGGTCTGGGGCGCAAATAAACCTAGCATCTCAGCAGGTTACATTTAGCGGAGGTACATCGACTACGACAATCACTTTTCCTCAATCGGAATTAAACAAAGATGTATCGACAAGCAATTTGTTTTGGATGGCGACCGATCAGGGCAATGGGGCGTTGACTGTTAACTCTCTAACTATAGGGCCTTTAAGTAGGACAACAGCTTTAACACTTAATAATGTAGAGCTAAGGCCCGGCTCTGGTTATTTTCTGAGATTGCGGATTCTTCCTACAGATCGCTTTGAAACCTTTGCAGGTCAAGATGCGGCTCTGATTGGTGGACGTTACTGGATGAGAAGAAATTTGGGCGCGCCAACCAATGTGAACCCAGATAACCCTCCTTCGGGCAATTTTCAGTCTCTTTTTGGCAATTATTATCAATGGGGCCGCCCTGCTGTGAGAGCAACACCAACAACAGGGGCTACAGCTACAGAAAATGCTGCATGGACAACACGGGCAGCAAATGGTGCTTGGAATAGTGGTAACTTGAATAGTCCGACAAAAGTAATGGCAAATGACCCATGCCCTACTGGATGGAGGGTACCGACAAGAGTAGAATTTCAAGACTTAATTGACAATACCACACAGTTGCAGGCAGACAACAATGGCACCAACTGGGCTGCATCAAACACAAGATATACCAGTGCAAAAGTTTTTAGAAGCCGCAGAGATCGAGATGTCATGCTGACCTTTCCTGCAGCCGGAAACTATGTGCCCGAGAATAGAAATTTAGCTTCTCGAGGTAATGCAGGAGCGTATTGGACATCTACCGAGGATCCAAGCAGCGCAACTAATGCCTTTAGAATGCTTATTACGCAGCCGGACGCAGGTGCATCTATCGGTGTAGGATCAAATAATAGAAACTTCGCGGTGTCGATAAGATGTGTGCAGCAGTAA
- a CDS encoding TonB-dependent receptor translates to MKKYKMALRSLQHALIAFCFSMILWPGTAAAQNGGQIEGRVMSSKGISVAGVGITIANSTQKAVTDKTGRYILKNVPEGNLEIAASYGKTMVKKSITVDAGSVLTLDFVLEVANDEIESVHVSANRRNVPSSTLRLSENLLVTPQNIVVIDKGLLNDQMIFSTAEGFTRNVSGARTIYHQEEASAGIAVRGYSASNLRNGMDVSGSFGPLREDMAFVDRIEFVKGPAGFMMGNTQPGGFYNIVTKKPKGEDAVNTARLSLGSFGLYRAEVDVDGKLSQDGKLLGRFSVMGTKKGSHVMHASNEQFVINPSIKYVHSEKTDFTAEYILSQNAFTGGFSKYAYGINGFKELPREFSFSDPIIDPTVVREHNVYGTVNHYFSDNWMMTGQFGYINSQMQGESLYATFNSLDQEGNVRRNLAAGDAMNTSTVGQIFMKGKFDIGEVQNNVLMGLDMGTKFYVADWSSIDTLDGTFNIYNPVYGQLRKADIPTYDRSQSLRERGALYLTEYSYYSLHLQDEAHFLNDKLRIGAGLRYTTTMRTSAASKGARVHNSALTPRFSVTGLITPTFTAFALYDQTFQEQTGTQVNGNPVDPARGISKELGLKKTWFNGNLLAGITAYHLVRTNITTTAGPDRPGLVEQSGEATSKGIEVDVNGRISPSFSVMFNYAYTDARISKDNNPDRIGMMLYGNAEHVTNAWLNYNLVGGALEGLGFSAGYEYQAKRAAWPSIAAGKYLPDDLFTVDLGASFKRDNYSIAVVVNNVLDRYNYTGFLPGAWGYSHYGWRALPPRGFRMTLGYTF, encoded by the coding sequence ATGAAGAAATATAAAATGGCTTTGCGTAGTTTGCAACATGCCCTGATCGCCTTTTGCTTCAGCATGATACTATGGCCAGGCACCGCCGCCGCCCAAAATGGCGGACAGATAGAGGGTCGGGTAATGTCTAGTAAGGGAATATCCGTAGCCGGAGTCGGTATTACAATCGCTAATAGTACTCAAAAAGCGGTTACCGATAAAACGGGGCGTTACATATTGAAAAATGTACCTGAAGGAAACCTAGAAATCGCCGCTTCCTATGGGAAGACGATGGTTAAAAAAAGTATTACCGTTGATGCGGGATCAGTCCTAACCCTTGATTTTGTATTAGAAGTAGCGAACGATGAAATTGAGTCGGTTCATGTCTCAGCAAACCGAAGAAATGTGCCATCCTCGACTCTGAGGTTATCCGAAAACCTATTGGTTACACCTCAGAACATTGTGGTGATCGACAAAGGTTTACTGAACGATCAGATGATATTTTCTACGGCAGAAGGTTTTACACGTAATGTCAGTGGTGCGCGCACGATCTATCATCAGGAAGAGGCGAGCGCCGGTATCGCGGTACGTGGATATTCTGCTTCCAACCTAAGAAACGGTATGGATGTGAGTGGTAGTTTCGGTCCGCTTCGCGAAGATATGGCTTTCGTAGATCGTATCGAATTTGTAAAAGGTCCGGCTGGCTTTATGATGGGCAATACACAGCCGGGTGGTTTCTATAACATTGTAACCAAAAAGCCCAAAGGGGAAGACGCGGTGAATACGGCTCGTCTGAGCCTGGGTAGCTTTGGCTTGTACCGTGCCGAGGTCGATGTAGATGGTAAGCTTTCGCAAGATGGTAAGCTGTTGGGCCGATTCAGCGTGATGGGAACCAAAAAAGGCTCACATGTGATGCATGCGTCCAATGAGCAATTCGTGATCAACCCGTCCATAAAATATGTACACTCCGAAAAAACAGACTTTACGGCAGAATACATTCTGTCCCAAAATGCCTTTACGGGTGGATTCTCAAAATACGCGTACGGGATCAATGGATTTAAAGAATTGCCAAGAGAATTTAGCTTTTCCGACCCGATCATTGACCCGACAGTTGTGCGTGAGCACAATGTATATGGTACGGTAAACCATTATTTTTCGGATAACTGGATGATGACCGGACAATTCGGTTACATCAACTCGCAAATGCAGGGTGAATCATTGTATGCTACGTTCAATTCTTTGGATCAGGAGGGAAACGTACGGAGGAATTTGGCTGCCGGAGATGCTATGAATACCTCCACCGTGGGCCAGATATTTATGAAAGGAAAGTTTGACATAGGCGAAGTGCAGAACAACGTATTGATGGGTTTAGATATGGGAACTAAATTTTATGTGGCAGACTGGTCGTCCATAGATACACTTGATGGCACATTTAATATCTACAATCCAGTATATGGACAGCTACGAAAAGCCGATATTCCTACATATGACAGAAGCCAGTCTTTGCGAGAAAGAGGAGCACTTTATCTTACCGAATACAGTTATTACTCTTTACACCTGCAAGATGAAGCTCACTTCCTAAACGATAAGTTGCGGATAGGTGCAGGATTAAGGTATACCACCACCATGCGTACCAGTGCCGCATCTAAGGGGGCTCGGGTGCATAATAGTGCCTTGACACCAAGATTTAGTGTGACGGGTCTGATTACGCCAACATTTACAGCGTTCGCCTTGTACGATCAGACATTTCAGGAGCAAACTGGTACGCAGGTAAACGGCAATCCAGTAGATCCGGCTCGCGGCATCAGCAAAGAGTTAGGTTTAAAGAAAACCTGGTTTAATGGTAATTTATTAGCTGGTATAACCGCATATCACCTCGTACGTACAAATATCACTACGACAGCTGGGCCAGACAGACCAGGGTTAGTAGAACAGTCAGGAGAAGCGACTTCCAAGGGAATTGAAGTAGACGTAAATGGTAGGATCTCTCCGTCATTTAGTGTTATGTTCAACTACGCATATACAGATGCCAGGATCAGCAAAGACAATAATCCGGATCGCATTGGCATGATGCTGTATGGAAATGCAGAGCATGTGACCAATGCGTGGTTAAATTATAACTTAGTCGGGGGAGCATTAGAAGGTTTGGGCTTTTCGGCAGGCTACGAATATCAGGCAAAACGTGCGGCATGGCCGTCCATCGCGGCAGGTAAATACCTGCCAGACGACTTATTCACGGTTGACTTAGGAGCATCCTTTAAAAGAGACAATTACAGCATTGCTGTTGTGGTCAACAATGTGCTGGATCGGTACAATTATACTGGTTTCTTACCTGGCGCTTGGGGTTACTCACATTATGGCTGGAGAGCCTTGCCGCCAAGAGGATTTAGAATGACATTGGGCTACACTTTTTAA
- a CDS encoding PepSY domain-containing protein, which produces MKKKISKQIYPWIWKWHFIGGMISAPIVILLAITGLIYLFKDSYEAPQKQIMMRIEQKTDSKMSFQQQWELVQTAWQDAPTSIVVPRSENETTEFISGKFDQKSTVYVDPYSQKVTGMVHVHETDMYSVRKLHGELLLGSYGTKVVELVACWMIVLIITGVFLFWPRGRSWKAFFTIRTGQNKRVLYRDLHAILGFWFSFLLLLVLAGALPWTDVFGANLKWVQQKTNTGYPATWSGTTLRSKPVGRNISLDDVISKAKSLQLTGKTMVDLPQSPTSVYSVYNQTNVLSSTKMIHLDQYSGEVLVSHTWDDIGVLMKGRLWTMAFHQGEFGLWNWCLMFLIAIGLFILSLSALITYFYRKKPGTLSIPKVPDDFSLSIVLVIIIIILGVVLPLFGVSVVFIFLVSTFKMISNKILRL; this is translated from the coding sequence ATGAAAAAGAAAATTAGTAAGCAGATATATCCTTGGATCTGGAAATGGCATTTCATCGGGGGCATGATCTCTGCGCCTATTGTCATCTTATTGGCGATCACCGGCCTGATATATTTGTTTAAGGACAGTTACGAAGCGCCCCAAAAGCAGATAATGATGCGTATTGAGCAAAAGACGGATAGCAAAATGAGTTTTCAACAACAATGGGAATTGGTACAAACGGCATGGCAGGACGCACCAACAAGCATCGTAGTTCCCAGATCCGAAAATGAAACGACAGAGTTTATATCGGGGAAGTTTGATCAAAAATCAACCGTATATGTTGACCCGTATAGTCAAAAAGTGACCGGTATGGTTCATGTCCACGAAACAGATATGTACAGCGTGCGTAAACTGCACGGGGAACTTTTATTGGGCAGTTACGGTACCAAAGTAGTCGAGTTGGTCGCGTGCTGGATGATTGTTTTAATCATAACAGGTGTTTTTCTTTTTTGGCCTCGTGGCAGAAGCTGGAAAGCCTTTTTTACCATTCGCACTGGACAAAATAAGCGTGTGTTATATCGTGATTTACATGCGATTTTGGGCTTTTGGTTCTCCTTTTTGCTCCTCCTTGTGCTAGCAGGTGCGTTGCCTTGGACAGATGTATTTGGAGCCAATTTAAAGTGGGTACAACAGAAGACAAACACGGGTTACCCTGCTACATGGTCGGGGACTACATTGCGGTCTAAGCCTGTTGGTCGAAACATATCATTAGATGATGTAATCTCCAAAGCCAAATCTCTGCAGTTAACCGGCAAGACGATGGTTGATCTGCCGCAAAGCCCTACCAGTGTTTATAGCGTCTATAATCAAACTAATGTGTTAAGCTCGACGAAAATGATTCACTTAGATCAATACTCTGGGGAAGTTCTGGTAAGCCATACTTGGGATGATATCGGTGTTTTAATGAAGGGGAGGCTTTGGACGATGGCATTCCACCAAGGAGAATTTGGCTTATGGAATTGGTGTCTGATGTTTCTAATTGCGATAGGGTTATTTATCCTTAGCCTATCAGCTCTTATCACGTACTTTTATAGAAAAAAGCCGGGTACTTTAAGTATTCCTAAAGTACCTGATGATTTTTCGCTAAGTATTGTGTTGGTGATAATTATTATCATTTTAGGTGTGGTCTTGCCCTTGTTCGGCGTGAGTGTGGTCTTCATATTTTTGGTTAGCACATTCAAAATGATCAGCAATAAAATTTTGCGATTATAG
- a CDS encoding AraC family transcriptional regulator, producing MGKNQQRAVQDFFYLDEIWKGSNSNNTCTEKSLHNEVGDFKTIYIHESKSVAIREYHSLYRKDCKLASTMGESSYIEMSFFLHSHTIKDNIAGQPREYLPYHGYVYFVPKGAAIKVVLEKNKNYRHLDMYLELGHFTEWIATHSFVRKFVNDVTAGRTAHLFPKGIPICPEIANLLLEIKSSELDEISREYYIKGKIFLLLSLLFQKAQSSTSPTPKGSVVFRQDEQDKLQRIADLLEKNLDKFYSIEFLAKEYALNEFKLKKGFKQFYGMGIFEYAVKLKMEQARKLITDNNHTFKEVAYLLGYSAPSSFSVAFKRATGLSPLQYRKGLTEKHKSHAMS from the coding sequence ATGGGAAAAAATCAGCAGCGTGCCGTACAGGATTTCTTTTATTTGGATGAAATTTGGAAAGGTAGCAACAGTAACAACACCTGTACTGAGAAGTCATTACACAACGAAGTTGGGGATTTCAAAACTATTTACATCCACGAGTCGAAGAGCGTAGCGATCCGGGAATATCACTCCCTGTATCGTAAAGATTGCAAATTAGCGAGTACGATGGGCGAGAGTTCTTATATTGAGATGAGTTTCTTTCTTCATTCACACACGATTAAGGATAATATTGCTGGCCAACCTCGCGAATACCTGCCTTATCATGGGTACGTGTATTTTGTGCCTAAAGGTGCTGCCATAAAAGTGGTATTGGAGAAAAACAAGAATTACAGACACCTGGATATGTACCTGGAACTTGGCCATTTTACGGAATGGATCGCCACACATTCTTTCGTGAGAAAATTCGTTAACGACGTTACTGCCGGGCGGACGGCGCATCTATTTCCGAAAGGAATTCCAATTTGTCCTGAAATTGCTAATTTATTGCTGGAAATTAAGAGCAGTGAGCTGGATGAAATTAGTCGAGAATACTACATCAAAGGGAAAATATTTCTGCTACTGAGTCTGTTGTTTCAAAAAGCACAAAGTAGTACATCCCCTACTCCAAAAGGTTCGGTCGTGTTTAGACAGGATGAACAAGATAAGCTGCAACGAATCGCAGATCTGCTGGAAAAGAATTTAGATAAGTTTTATTCCATTGAATTTCTTGCTAAAGAATATGCACTGAATGAATTTAAACTTAAAAAAGGTTTTAAACAGTTTTATGGGATGGGCATATTTGAGTATGCCGTGAAACTCAAGATGGAACAAGCCAGAAAATTGATCACCGACAATAACCACACCTTTAAAGAGGTTGCTTATCTGTTAGGTTATTCCGCGCCATCTTCTTTTTCGGTCGCATTCAAACGGGCAACGGGGCTGTCTCCACTTCAGTATAGAAAGGGGTTAACAGAAAAACATAAATCCCATGCAATGTCATAG
- a CDS encoding TonB-dependent receptor, translating into MALLCLSSVNLFGQSITVKGKVFDRETKEPITGARIRILSSNTVEAATNFNGEFLLTDIASNDSLIVSLIGYQPVSVFAREEVLVELTPNPQELQSIVVTASREAGLRTQSPVAISKLSPKLIDETKATQVFELINKTPGVIMPSYNNEQHGMSIRQPMGTSAYYLYMEDGVPLRPLGVFNHNALLEVNQFAISSIEVVKGPVSSIYGPEAVGGAVNFITQRPTAVPTARVGIQFDQWGHRRIQFGTGAEIKKFGFYLGGLSSRQTNSWLENSNYDKTAINARLEYHFTERTRLIGTFIYGDYYSQTTGNIDSVQFYSREYLSNADFSYRKSNAYRSRLTLEQDWNNNAKSFITLFQRNNKLGQNPFYMIRWAPNNNPTTATGEVNSNNFKSYGVIAQHSQSFRFLKARLIAGGVLDFSNNDYWAYQLDLNARLNPTRQFVEEFTIAQERLDLPIANYQGDIVNYAGYLQYDFEPLEKLRISLGGRYDLMSLDYINNINASAGDIAYQRFTPKVGATYDLGNSKGLYANYSQGFSPPGLSAIFRPRPNTDPVEFYTNLEPAYFHSYEIGGWAALLKNKIYVDVALYQMDGRNELLNIRQPDNSTDFQSAGKTLHRGFEFGMSAKPSNEYWFRFGGTIALHRFEDFQISENPNDPLQNLGGFEMPSAPRWSWNTELSYYPKWLPNFRTSLEWQYVSGWYQDQINTVKYEGYNLLNLRVGYRWKVIEVYTNVMNLADELFANAATRGNNPTDRTTFIPGAPRTFVFGIQYNFVGKK; encoded by the coding sequence ATGGCACTTCTATGCCTATCATCTGTCAATTTGTTTGGCCAGAGCATTACAGTCAAAGGAAAAGTGTTTGACCGTGAAACGAAAGAGCCGATTACAGGCGCTCGAATCCGGATCTTAAGTAGCAATACTGTTGAAGCAGCCACTAACTTTAACGGTGAATTTCTACTAACAGACATCGCGTCAAACGACTCTCTCATAGTCAGCCTTATTGGCTACCAACCCGTGTCGGTATTTGCCCGAGAGGAAGTGTTAGTAGAATTAACTCCGAATCCGCAGGAACTTCAATCCATCGTGGTCACTGCTAGCAGGGAGGCTGGATTGAGAACCCAAAGTCCAGTAGCGATCTCAAAACTGTCGCCAAAGTTGATTGATGAGACAAAGGCTACACAGGTATTCGAGCTTATTAATAAGACACCAGGAGTGATCATGCCGAGTTATAACAACGAGCAACACGGTATGTCTATCCGACAACCGATGGGCACCAGCGCTTATTATTTGTATATGGAAGATGGGGTACCATTAAGGCCTCTGGGCGTTTTTAATCATAATGCTCTATTGGAGGTTAATCAATTTGCCATAAGTAGTATTGAGGTCGTGAAGGGCCCTGTATCATCTATCTACGGGCCGGAAGCGGTGGGAGGGGCAGTAAACTTCATTACGCAAAGGCCTACGGCTGTGCCGACCGCGAGAGTAGGTATACAATTTGATCAATGGGGCCATCGCAGAATCCAGTTTGGAACGGGTGCAGAGATTAAAAAATTTGGATTTTACCTGGGCGGACTAAGTAGTAGGCAGACTAATTCTTGGTTAGAAAATTCAAACTACGACAAGACCGCAATAAATGCGCGCCTGGAGTACCATTTTACGGAGCGAACACGGCTTATTGGAACATTTATATATGGCGATTACTATTCTCAGACGACTGGAAATATAGACAGCGTGCAGTTTTACAGTAGAGAATACCTAAGTAATGCAGATTTCAGTTACCGAAAATCGAACGCTTATCGCTCGCGGCTGACTTTGGAGCAAGATTGGAATAATAATGCTAAATCTTTTATTACCCTTTTCCAACGAAACAATAAACTAGGTCAAAATCCATTTTATATGATTCGATGGGCGCCAAACAATAACCCTACAACGGCAACCGGAGAGGTAAATTCTAACAATTTTAAAAGCTATGGCGTGATAGCCCAGCATAGCCAATCGTTCCGATTTCTAAAAGCCAGGTTGATCGCGGGCGGTGTACTAGACTTTTCAAACAATGACTATTGGGCATACCAGTTAGACCTAAATGCCCGATTGAACCCTACCAGACAGTTTGTGGAGGAGTTTACTATTGCGCAAGAGCGCCTAGATCTGCCCATCGCGAATTATCAAGGCGATATTGTCAATTATGCCGGCTACCTACAGTATGACTTTGAGCCTTTGGAAAAGCTAAGAATTTCATTAGGTGGTCGTTACGACCTTATGAGCTTGGATTACATCAATAACATTAATGCGAGTGCTGGTGATATTGCCTATCAGAGGTTTACGCCAAAAGTTGGAGCTACCTACGACTTGGGAAACAGTAAGGGGCTATATGCCAACTACTCACAAGGTTTTTCTCCTCCAGGCTTAAGCGCTATTTTCAGACCCAGGCCGAATACAGATCCAGTAGAATTTTATACCAATCTAGAGCCAGCTTACTTCCATAGTTATGAAATCGGTGGATGGGCTGCTTTATTAAAAAATAAAATTTACGTGGATGTTGCGCTTTACCAGATGGATGGGCGCAATGAGCTGTTAAACATACGTCAGCCCGATAATTCAACCGATTTTCAATCTGCCGGGAAAACATTGCATAGGGGTTTCGAATTTGGGATGAGTGCAAAGCCCTCAAATGAATATTGGTTTAGGTTTGGCGGAACAATAGCTCTACATCGTTTTGAAGATTTTCAAATAAGCGAAAATCCCAATGATCCATTACAAAACTTAGGAGGCTTTGAAATGCCAAGTGCACCACGTTGGTCTTGGAATACAGAGTTGAGTTATTATCCCAAATGGCTTCCGAACTTCAGAACATCATTGGAATGGCAGTATGTTTCTGGTTGGTATCAGGATCAAATTAACACGGTAAAATACGAAGGGTATAACCTTTTAAATCTTAGGGTCGGCTATCGTTGGAAGGTTATAGAGGTATATACAAATGTGATGAATCTGGCGGATGAGTTGTTTGCCAATGCAGCTACCAGAGGCAATAATCCCACAGACCGAACCACGTTTATCCCAGGTGCGCCGAGAACCTTTGTATTTGGTATTCAGTACAATTTTGTTGGCAAGAAATAA
- a CDS encoding enoyl-CoA hydratase/isomerase family protein: MSEFLKTHIDEHVMHVILHRGKSNAMHLEMIREINDTFIDAEKDPALEGVVITGHEGFFTSGLDLITLYGYDEYEMETFWHAFIDLLYTLTAFPKPFVAAISGHSPAGGCVLAIAADARVMAEGEYIIGLNEVPVGIIVPHGIFDLYSFWIGEAQAYRFLLEGKLLSPQEALQVGLVDEVVALDKIQRSAVRHIKKYTQLEKNAWQRTKRNLRTRVLESMRANKEETIKEMLTQWWKPSTRAVLKTIIDNLTAKKR; encoded by the coding sequence ATGAGTGAATTTTTAAAAACGCATATAGATGAACATGTGATGCACGTCATCCTGCATCGTGGAAAGAGTAATGCCATGCACTTGGAAATGATCCGGGAGATAAATGACACCTTTATCGATGCGGAAAAAGATCCGGCATTGGAAGGCGTAGTGATTACCGGTCACGAAGGTTTCTTTACATCTGGGCTCGACCTGATCACCCTGTACGGTTACGACGAATACGAGATGGAGACCTTCTGGCATGCTTTTATCGACCTGTTGTACACGCTTACAGCCTTTCCAAAGCCTTTTGTCGCAGCTATTTCGGGACATAGTCCTGCTGGAGGATGTGTGTTAGCCATCGCGGCAGATGCCCGCGTTATGGCGGAAGGTGAATATATTATTGGGTTGAATGAAGTTCCAGTGGGCATCATTGTACCACACGGTATTTTTGATCTTTATAGTTTCTGGATTGGCGAAGCGCAAGCGTACCGATTTCTTTTAGAAGGTAAACTTCTGTCTCCGCAAGAGGCACTTCAAGTTGGCTTAGTAGATGAGGTAGTCGCTTTAGATAAGATTCAGCGTAGCGCTGTAAGGCATATTAAAAAGTACACACAGCTTGAAAAAAATGCTTGGCAACGCACCAAGCGAAACCTGCGGACACGGGTCTTGGAGAGCATGCGTGCAAATAAGGAGGAGACGATTAAAGAAATGCTGACGCAGTGGTGGAAACCCTCAACGCGAGCCGTGCTTAAGACCATAATCGATAATTTAACCGCTAAAAAAAGATAA
- the purD gene encoding phosphoribosylamine--glycine ligase yields MNILIIGSGGRESALAYKISQSPKLSQLFIAPGNAGTTQYGQNVPLKVTDFEGIAAFALEKEITMLIVGPEEPLVKGIHDYFLAREDLRHIPVIGPQQQGAQLEGSKDFSKQFMSRHNIPTAASRSFDRSTLADGLTYLEYQSLPIVLKADGLAAGKGVLICETLEDAKAELTAMLAEAKFGEASNMVVVEEFLTGIELSVFVLTDGESYKVLPSAKDYKRIGEGDTGLNTGGMGSISPVPFADEAFLSKVEERVIKPTIDGLKKDGIPYKGFIFIGLMNMSGDPYVIEYNVRLGDPETESVLPRIESDLLDLFSGVAEGNLAERSYSVSPKTAVTVMMVSGGYPGDYESGKVISNIENVKESIVFHAGTKVAEDGQVVTAGGRVIAVTTLQDDLFTALQQATADAGRIFYEGKYFRTDIGFDII; encoded by the coding sequence ATGAATATTCTAATCATTGGATCAGGTGGGAGAGAGTCTGCTCTTGCCTATAAGATCTCCCAAAGCCCCAAGTTAAGTCAGTTGTTTATTGCCCCTGGAAATGCCGGAACTACGCAGTACGGTCAAAATGTGCCTTTGAAAGTCACGGATTTTGAGGGGATAGCTGCATTTGCTTTGGAAAAAGAGATCACCATGCTGATTGTGGGCCCAGAAGAACCTTTGGTAAAGGGTATTCATGATTACTTTCTTGCTAGAGAAGATCTAAGACATATTCCAGTGATTGGCCCGCAACAGCAAGGAGCACAACTCGAAGGATCGAAAGATTTTTCCAAGCAATTTATGTCGCGTCATAATATCCCGACCGCGGCTTCGCGATCTTTCGATCGGAGCACATTAGCGGATGGCCTGACTTACTTGGAATACCAGTCTTTGCCTATTGTATTGAAAGCCGACGGACTGGCTGCGGGTAAGGGTGTATTGATTTGTGAAACACTCGAAGATGCTAAAGCAGAATTAACAGCGATGCTAGCAGAAGCCAAGTTCGGCGAAGCCAGCAACATGGTGGTTGTCGAAGAATTCCTAACCGGTATAGAGCTTTCGGTATTTGTATTGACTGACGGAGAATCTTATAAGGTATTGCCCTCGGCAAAAGATTATAAAAGAATCGGCGAAGGCGACACGGGACTTAATACAGGCGGTATGGGCTCCATCTCTCCAGTTCCTTTTGCTGATGAAGCTTTTCTAAGCAAAGTAGAAGAGCGTGTGATCAAGCCGACTATTGACGGTCTCAAAAAGGATGGTATCCCGTACAAGGGTTTTATCTTCATCGGATTGATGAACATGTCTGGGGACCCCTATGTGATTGAGTACAATGTTCGTTTGGGTGATCCAGAAACAGAGTCTGTATTGCCGCGTATTGAATCTGATTTGTTGGATCTGTTTTCTGGTGTTGCTGAAGGCAATTTAGCGGAACGCTCGTACTCTGTAAGTCCGAAAACGGCCGTGACTGTCATGATGGTTTCTGGAGGTTATCCAGGTGATTACGAGTCTGGTAAAGTCATATCCAACATCGAAAATGTAAAAGAATCAATTGTATTCCATGCAGGAACAAAAGTTGCTGAAGATGGTCAGGTCGTAACTGCCGGTGGACGGGTAATCGCGGTAACCACCTTACAGGACGACTTATTTACGGCTTTGCAACAAGCAACGGCAGATGCCGGACGTATTTTTTATGAAGGGAAATACTTCAGAACGGACATTGGTTTTGATATAATTTAA